The genomic interval TGGTTGGAaactttgaattaaaatgCGACAAAAGGAATGCAGGCTGTATGTATACACGCTTGCGGAGCCTAATCGGATATGAAAGATCTGTTGACTTTCTTTGATCTATATTCGGAGTGCCTAAGCGTTCCCCTTGTTGTTAAGAAAGAAAGTTCAAAAGCTTAGATGCCAACACGAACATTCAAGAAATTGGAGTAGGATCCATGTCAAATCGATGATCTTCAGCCAGGTATTTGTTAGTGTTAAAAAGCTAACGCTTAGTTTAGCTTTCCACTTACACACACagatacatacatacatacatacatacatacacacccacacatacatacatacatacatatatatagcaTACTGATTTGaatcttaaattatattaaagtttgaaaaaaactattaaaccatataatttttaatttttattatcttaatgGTTAGATTTCTTTATAGATTTTACAAGTTTTCAGTTtgaaaaaaactattaaaccatataatttttaatttttattatcttaatgGTTAGATTTCTTTATAGATTTTACAAGTTTTCAGTttgaagattttattatttgtacatatagatataaaatttttgttggctaAAATCAGCTTTTAAACATCGACTGTGCCCTTGGATATGTCTTGGCTGGAGCTGGAAGCCCATGCACTTTCCCATCTAACACAGGTATATttagtttgtatttttgtttttctcttaacGAATTCTTCTGTAgtcttttaatgatatttaacaaaataaatagttttcaaACCAGTATTAacttcattaatattttttcctaaatagtatattcattttgttaatttctttctctgCTTGTTTTCTAAATGGAAActtatgttatttatattaaaaaaaaaagaggaagtCTACTTCGTTCCACACTTTTTGGTGATTGAAGGTTTTCGATCCGACTTAGTACAGTTCAATAATGAGTGATAGAGAATTATATCTAATTCCTTCgaagattttatatatatcttgTAATTCTCGTGGACTTTTGTGGATTGAACTCGAATGAGTGCATGCAAAATACACTAATCTGACACTCAAGTTAGTGTTTTGAAACTGCGAATTGTTTAGATCCATAGTTTTTTGAGTTTGCTCTAAAAATTGGCCAAAAATCGTTTCTCAATCTTTTGCCTCTTATTTATAGAAGATGAGACATAAGTTTCGTGAGAAATTTTATCTCATATCCAAGGATAGTAATGGGCACTGCTCGCAGCGGGTATGCTATTACTAAACCTGcacccgcacaaaatttaaattaccaaatccTCACCTGCACCCGTTgtaggttttaattttttaagaaaatcacCTGCTACGAGTTTTGATAATTATCAATCCCGTAATGGTACCCATAAGATTTTTTTGAGGATTctcacattaaaaataacaaatgttaaatatgtaaatttatattaataacctaaaattccacataacatactcaattcTAAATATAATCAAtgtaaacagaaaaataaaatttcaacatcaattcaacacaaattctcgAATTTAAgtatgaaatatataaattcataaataaaaaaaacacaaatgcCATGTAAAATTCATAGGTGTGCGGCTGCGACTCACAGGTGAAATGAAATGGGTGTGTGGCTGCTGCTCACGGGTAAAAGGAAAATAGTTTAGAAGACTAAATTTTACGGTTGCTGCTCACaagtgaaaatgaaatagtttggGTTTCCTTTAGGTTAGGTTATGAGTTACAACTTGCATACACCACACATGACATGTTTAACactttacatttatttaaattatatattttaagatttaattattttttaattaaaatttcattaaaaatatttggtaaaaaaaGTTGCGGGTTTGGCGGATATTCATGCGGGTATTCATCTGATATTTAgctaataccaaacccactcACAACGTAATGCATGTTTCAATTTCTAATATCAAACATGCCCACAACCCGCAAAATTACCCGCAGCGGGCAGATTTTGGTGGGCGGGTTTGGGCGGGGTTACGGGTACCATTGCCATCCTTGCAATCATATCTGAATCCCCACCTTTCGTTTTCAGTGTTTAACTTACATCGTTGGGTTTGATAACCATTTTTGTGCGCATCTGAATTATTTGCACATGATTTCATTCGTAATCACATGCTGCCAATTATCCAAGTGTTCAGGTCACACGCATCGTCTGTGGATATTGATCTTAAATCTGGGACTGAATATAGTTCACATTGATATTGATTCATTATCTAGAATCAATGTGAACCTGTTATACTGTTCTTTAGTCCGAGATCAATATACAATACACCCCCCTTATctgaattaatgattttttaatagacGCATGGTGTGGTGTAAGTGGCTCTATTTTCTGGCAAAAGCTCACTTAAAAATTCAATCACATATCTTGTAGACATTAATAATCCAGACTTGCTTTTATTACTTACTTGATGATCATCACTCTTTAACGGATTTTCATTtcgttaatttctttctctgCTTATTTGCTTAATGGAAACTTATATgatcataaaaaaaaggacTATTTCGTCTAAAGGTTCTTAAAACCTTCATTAGTCCGAATCAATACAAGTCATATCCGTTTTTCAAACAAGTGATGCTTCTGACTTGTATTGATGGCTATAGTTTTTGGCACTTACATCATCCAACACTTCTTGATGCTCACttagaaattatatcaaaCATCTTGTAGACATTGATAATCAAGAGACTTGCTTTTATTGCTGATGATCATCGCTCTTTTATGTGTTGATAGGGTGAAATGGCTCAGACTAGAGAACCAAATGCTTGTCTTGAACCTTCTCAAAATCATGACAACGAGATTTTAAACCAAACTGTGGAGAATTCATCGCGTACTAAACGAAGAAAGTTGACATCAAAAGTCTGGGACGAGTTCACAAAGTTCCAAGGAAAAAATGGGAAAGTTTGGGCTAAATGCAGGGAttgcaatggggaggggaggggaggggaccgatctccccgtacccatccccgatattttgcgtatgtccccgtcccctctccgtccccgtcagaattacttgagagaatccccatcccctccccgaataataacaggggatccccgagggtccccgatccccaaataactaatacattttttttcaattttgagttaatcatatattaaaataaaaaattcaaataaaagtaaagtttgaaatatatgttacattaatatctattacaaaagtcacatacattaaattagtaagtaacgcaacatACAAggaatacaaacttcttttacaaactatcatgaacaaattaatagtttaatacaaaattgttacaaataaaatcgaatttagattcaaaattaactttttcaatggtggcgtgggtactttataaatgtggactattccctttacaatacaatagttaaatcggagcaaatcaaaagtaaatattagattagattagattagatattaaaattgtgattcgctgtgggcaattataacatctaaaaataaataaaaaaatagatttaagtttaaaatatttaaagaatattaaaattataaaaaaatgtttggctaatagaatctactcggtctttttaatgtcctaaataaaaatttagaactttaattagttaattagacctaaaagtttaataatataaatattttgatattttttatttttaccaatatttataattttataatttaaattttattatttatttactagtaattttaaaaaattaaaataaaattaaaaattaaaatggggaaatgggtaggggatggggattccacctcatccccgttccctccccgaataagaaattgggtaaaaaaatttctccgtcccctccccgaataagaaattgggtatgaaattatcgtcataccctccccgaatggggaaaatccccgagggtacccgtctccgtggggatttttgccatccctagctAAATGCAAGCATTGTAAGAAGAAATTTGACGGTTCAAGTAAGAAGGGAACCACACACCTCAACAATCATGCCAAAAGATGTCGAAGCAGCAAaaacaatgaagaaaatggaggCAAACTGGCTGATCATTATAATGAAAATGGTAATTCGACAAACCCCGCTGTCCTCAAAGGAAAATTTGTGATTAATCAAGAACTGAATCAGTTGGGTGTCATAAGATCGATTATCAAGTACGGGTTTTCAAAtctaaacttaataaaatccgACATACTCCTTGTTTACGcggaagagaaggaaaaacTCCGTAAATATTTGACTAAACTCTCATGTCGTTTCAATTTAGCAATCAGGTTCGAGGATGGGTGCTCATTGATGGCACTCCACTTCATTGATGATAACTGGGAGCTGAAGCAAAAGTTTATAAGTTTTCATGGAACGTATGACTCTTTTCATGGAATGTATGACTACTTCTGCACAACTTTTACAGATGTGCTTTCAGATTGGAAcgtcaagaaaaaaatacgcTCTGTAGTTGTAAATCTTGATAGTGAGAAAGTTAACGAAAAGGTCAGCAGCTGGATGACGGAACAAGGTTTAGTCCCTTTTGTTAGCCCTCTATTGTCTTCTCTTTGTTTAGCAGATTTTCTTGAATCTTACTGTTGGAATAGGTCGAACCGGGAAGCTGATAAGATAAGGAAGGCTTTTGATTATATCAGGAAGCCAGCAAACAAACATAAGTTTCAAATGGCAATAGAGAGGGCCGAGTCCATGGGAAAGAAAGTGATCTCTCGACCTCTTCCGGAATGGTTGCATGGCTTAAACGAGTTGGAGACTGCGGTGGGGTATAAAGAAGCGTTTTGGGAGCTTGAGGTCATGGATTATGAAttcaaattgataaatttagcAAAAGAGGAATGGGATAAGGCAACGGCTGTATATGAGTATCTGAAAATATTGAATGGTGCTGCTCAGCGTTTGTCGGACACCAAATATACCACTGCAAATGTGTTCTTCCCAAAGGTTTGTGAACTGTATCTGAAGTTCCTTCTGTGGGAAAGAGCTGACGAATACTTTGTTCGTGAAATAGCAACCGGTGTAAAAGAGAGATTTTTTAGTAAGTACTGGCTCAACTATAAGTTGTATTTAGCAGCTGCCATAGTTCTTGATCCGAGATACAAGCTGGACATTGTAGACCGCTGGTATACAGAAATTTATGGCACGATGGCTGATGTACGTATGAAGGAAATTGTCGATGTCCTCACTCATGCATACAACAAATATGCACATGACAACTGCAAAATGTTAGATGAAATGGGGAGGCCGTGCACGTCATCATCACTACAAAATTCTGAACTTGTGCTCTATCTGAAAGTGCCTAAAATCCCTCCGGTTGAAGAGTTCGACGTTCTAGCTTGGTGGCGCTTAAACAGTCCAATATTTCCAACACTCGCAATAATGGCTCGTGATTTCTTAGCAATACCCATCTCTGCTGCTGCGTTTAAAGAGGGCGCTGATATCGAAAATATCCATTATTGTTCCGGTCTCGATGTTGATGTCAAACGGGCTGTGATTTGCACAAAAAGCTGGCTGGAAAGTTCGGAATACTAGTTTCGAGTATATATGTGACTGGAAGTTGGTTTTCCTTTTATAATTCTCCAATAAATTTAACTACTATGTTGTGGACGTTTGTGCGAAATAAACTTCaatggatttttattaaaaattagaaaaattatttttttttccctcttggTTTATCATATTCAACGGCACCACTAAGTTTAGTTGGGTGGTGAGATGGAGTGAATggtacttaaaaaaaaaaaattccaagtaACGCAATTCCTAGGATCAAGCCGAAGGGTTGACATTCTTTTATCTTGAAAACCATTTGGAGATCACCGTCTTCTTTTTATCAAGCTTTCGTACCAATTCCCCAAGAACTTGTGTTATGTATGttctaatatttaatagataaaagaaaatttaaaaggaaaagaattgtTTCGAGAGAATCATTCTCCAAATCAATACTCCAcaacttagaaaattcttatcTTTCTTCTAATACATTTATCGCAATATATATCCACAAATAGATAACTGTTTTTAACTCACAAATAAAGCTTATCTAAATTAACAGTAACACAATAACTATGGGCCAGCATGACTGAAACTCTCTACACTAATTGAACATGATTTGTCTATCGAATTCTTTCTTAACAGAAAAGAATGAAATCTTCCTTCTCTagttttctcttaaaacttAGAATGGAAGTTCTATCTAGAATCTTCATGATTCTTTATTCCTACCCACCAGTTGGGTTAAAGATACCTTTCCTAAACggtttcttttcttaatagctttctttgttctttttctctttaaaaatCATTCTATTGTTTCTCTTCAATCATAGTTTCCAAGTCAGAGAGTTGGTTGGTTTTGTAAGTccagtttttatttgaagcTAGCCTCATCGTTTGCAGCATGGACACGGATGAGCTGATTCGAAGATGCAAAGCCATTACATTATCAGGAGAGGGAGAGGGCAGAGTTTCACTTAGAGGaaagttaaaagataaaggGGAAAAATTGCAGCCGGATGCCTGATCGGGAAAGTCTTAACGAGCAGAAATGTCAACAAAGAGGGCCTGAAAATAGCCCTGCAACAAGCTTGGCAAAATATCAGAGAAGTTAAAGTTGAAAATCTGGGAGAAAATGTATTCATGTTCAAATTTGGAGCGGAAGTGGATAAAAAACGAGTGTTGATAAATGGGCCGTGGCATTTCAATAATGCCCATATAGTATTTACAGAGCCAGTAGGCATTGGGGACATTTCAAAGCAGTCATTCACACACACATCCTTTTGGGTACAACTCCAAAATGTGCCCATTATGTGCATGGATAAGGAAATACTAACGGAAATCGGTGGAGCAATAGGGAAAGTAGAGGAGGTGGAGACAGATGCCAATGGAGATGTGATGGGACATATAATTCGGCTTAGGGTGTTAGTCGATATAACCAAGCCATTAATGAAAGTAATAATGGTAGAGACATTGGTGGGACACAAGAAGACACACAAGATGAAGGGCAAGAAAAAATGCAGGAAGATGTGCAGGGCGAAATTGGAAAAGAAGAGGGCCAAATCCTAGTCACAGTCCAATATGAAAAATTGCCGGAGTTCTGTTACTGTTGTGGCCGTATTGGCCACCAATATAAGGAGTGTGCAGCGTACAAAAATCAAGATAAGGAAGACTTGCCATATGGTCCGTGGACGAAAGCTCAAACTACAGCTAAAAGACTGAAGCAGCAGAGAGGCAGGGGAAAAAGGAATGCAGCTGTACAAAATCAAAGAAGGAATTCACAAAGTCCACCTAGCAGCTCCAAGTCCAAAGCTACAGAAGTGCAAGCCCCAACCCGGAATGAAACACCGGATTTGGATATTAGAGCAACCCGAAatcaaaagattttaattccAGAGGAGCTTTCAATGAAAGTAGGCAATGAAAAGGGGGCAAGAAGTGAAAGTTGTCAGAGGCTAAGGGAGTTAGCCAGTGAAGTCAACATCAATAGGGGAACAGAGCTAGAGACGGCAAATGcagaggagaaagaaaaagagcgGGATCCAAAAAAGTTACAGGAGAAACTGCATTTGGCAATTAAGGAAATTTGTGGCGGGAAAATAGAGCGGGATACCGAAAGTCCAAGCTTAAACACAAATGAAGGCAAAAATGAAAGAGTGGCAAATGGGCCGAAGGCACCTATGGCAAATCCCAAACATAGAAAGTGGAAAATGCAAGCTAGACAAGACGACAAGAGTGGAGAAAAAGGGGCTGAGTTGCAAAAGGGGCCAAATATTGCCAAAAGGCCAGCAAGTGAAGTTTTGGGAATGAAGTTGGAAAGCCCACAaacgaaaagagaaaaaaatgaatggcCCTATGGAAATAATGCTTTTTGCTTCACCGAAAGCAAAACATAAGCTAGACATGGAGAGGAGGGAAAAACAAACCGATAGAACAGGGGAGATGATAATGGAATTTCCAGAAGCACAAACAGTGGAGGCTAGATACCAGCCCCGCCAACAGCCATGAATGGCATCAGCTGGAACGTTCGGGGTCTGGGGAGCAACCCGACGTTCCACGAAGCTCAAAAACTGCTCCAAATGCATAGGCCTAAGCTCGTTTTTCTTTGCGAGACCAAATTAACATCGACTCAAATGCATAGTCAATTGTTTCCAAGTTGATAGAACTGGAAAGAGAGGGGGATTGGCCCTAATGTGGGATTCGGACTTGAGGGCAGATGTAAAGTCTTGGAGTAGACATCAAATTAATGCAGTTGTTTGTGCTGAAAACAGAAGTTACTGGAGATGTACAGGCATCTATGGGCACCCGGAAATGAGTCAAAAGCATTATACATGGACATAGGGGTGGgcgttcggttcggtttggaTTAACCGGTGAAACCCGAACGAATTCAAAGCTTCAACCCGTTCGGATTAAATTTTGGTTCGGGTTGAACCCGAACCGAATTTTCAACCCATTCGGGTTGAAgccttttttttaagatttaacttttaaattaaaaatatatatacattaattaaacaaaaaaatcccTAAAAATCCCTAAACAAAAATCTCTCACTTCATCTCCCTCCCGGCCTCCCCCTCCTTGCTCCCTCTTCTCAGTTCTCACTTTCTGAGAACTGTGGCCGACGACATCAGCACTTCAGGAGCAGCAACAGCAGCCCCGTTCAGCACTTCAGCTCCAACAGACAACAGCCACAGCAGCCCACGACGACAGCACTCACAGCAGCCCACGACAACAGCACTCACAGCAGCAGCCAACAGCCCCGTCCAGCTCCAACAGACACCAGCCGTTCACTGCAGCCCACTCGCCATCAGCCAGCACGCCTCGCCCGCAACTGCACTGTGCGTTCACCTCGCATCCCACTCAGCCCAGCATAGTCTCGATCTGTCGACGCTGTAGCTGCTCCGACCTCCGAGATCAAGGTTTGTCTTGCCTTGCCGACGGCGACGCTGTAACTTGCTGAAGCTTTTTTTCATTCTCACCATATCTTCACATAAACATAAACAGAAACCCCAAACTCATTCCAAAACGAAGAGCTAAACCCAACAAGATCGAtgctattaattaaattgtaaatttttaattaattgattgacaattattcaattatttgaagtgggtttgttgttgttgattgaTAATTGAACAAATGGAGATTGTTATTAGTTAAATTGGAGTGGGTTTATTGATAATTGAACAATTGGAGAGTGGAGACGGTTATTGATTAAATTGGAGCGGGTTTGCTGCtgctgttattattaattaaattggagattgttaattaattgattgatttgattaatttttgctgttttttagattaaattgtttcaATCCATTCTAACCCGAACTAATCCGAATTAATCTAACCCGAACTAACCCGAATTAATCCGAACCGAAATTGTAACCTGAATTATCAACCTAATCCGATCCGAATTGTCAAccaaaaccgaaccgaactaAATTAAATTCGGTTCAGTTTGGTTCGGGTTGGCGTTTTCAACCCGATTGGGTTCAATTCTCCAACCCGAACGGGTTGAAACCTAAACCAAAACCCGAACAACCCGAACCGAAACCCGATTTGCCCACACCTACATGGACACTCCTTAAAAGGTTAGCCAACTTATCTTCTCTACCTTGGTTGTGCTTTGGGGACTTCAATGGAATTTTATAGCCTTGTGAGAAGATAGGAGGAAACGATAGAGATGTTAGTTTGATGAACAATTTCAAAGAGGCTGTTAAGGAATGCAACCTAATGGATTTAGGGAATAGTGGGCGCCCTGTGACATGGTCAAATAAAAGGTATGGCCATGGTTTGATCGAGGAAAGATTGGATCGCTTTCTGTGCAACAAAGAATAGGGAAATCTGTTCTTGGAAACAGCTGGGGTAACTCTGGAGACGTGGATGTCGAATCACAACCCTATTATGATGATAGTAGTGGAAAAAGGAAGAGGCCTAAGatataagaaaagaaacttcccCTGGGTGCATTACGAAGATTTATGGAGCTCATATGACAAATGTAGAGAGATAGTGAAGATGAAGTGGTTGGATCAAGGAGAATGGAGTCATGAAAATGCAGCTGAATGCTTcatgaaaacaacaaaagaatcAATGATTCAACTTCAAATGTGGAGCAGAAAGGAGCTGGGAGATAGAAGGCACAAAGTGGAGAAGCTGATATAGGAGCTCAAAGAAGTAAAGCAACGAGGCCAACATTATGAGGAGGCTGAGCTGGTCAAAAGTTTGGAAAAAAGATTGATGGCCTCCTTTTAGAGGAAGAAATATACTAAAAGCAGAGATTTAGAGCCGATTGGTTGCGTGAAGGagacaaaaatacaaaattcttCCATGCAAAAGCATCAtcgagaaagaagaaaaacaaaatctggGGAATCTTAGATGAAGACGAAAACTGgatagaagaagaagaagatgtgGAAAGAATGTTTTGCAACTACTTTGcaaatctcttcactcaaatGGAAGAGCTGTTGTAAACAATACCAAGGAAAATAACAACAGAAATGAATGAAGAGCTGGATAAACCTTTCAGTGCTGAGGAGATAATAACAGCCCTATCCCAGATGTGCCCAACAAAAGCCCCCAGACCAGATGGATTTccagtagttttttttttcaaaaacactGAAAATCAGTGAGCAAATGAGTGTTGACAACCTGCCTCAACATCCTTAACAAATGAGGTAATATTGCCCTTCTCAATCACATATACATTGCATTGATACCTAAGGTTGAGAAGCCAAGGTAGGTGACAAAATTTAGGCCTATTAGCCTTTGTAATGTAATCTGTAGAATCATTACAAAAACAATAGCAAATAGGCTTAAACACATGTTACATAATATTATCTCTCAAACACAAAGTGCATTCATCCCTGGGAGACTCATTACGGATAATGTGGTCATTGGCTATGAGTGTTTGCATAAAATAAAGctcaataaggaaaaaaaaaaagggggctAGTAGCTTTAAAACTTGACATTAGTAAGACTTATGATAGGATTGAATGCGGTTTCCTAGAGAATGTTATGAAAAGATTAGGAGTTCCCCCCAAGTGGATTGATTTGATAATAAGATGCATCTCAACATCTTTCTCAATTCTAATTAATGGTGCTGCAAAAGGAATGATTCACTCACAGAGGGGGTTGAGGCAAGGCTGCCCTCTGtccccttatctttttattatctGTGCAGAAGGCTTCTCAAATTTATTGCAACAGGCAGAATCTCAAAAGCTTATCCAAAGCCTAAAATTCAGCAGCAGCTTGTCAATTACCCACCATCTTTTTGCAGATGATagctgttgagtgttagaaaatgcatatttataaaggagaaaaccgtcattttacatttcaagtcttactaacaacccttacttttatgtatttaaccttcttgtgatttaattacatgtgttttattttaattaagtattttatgtattttaggggcatcatagtcatttcacaataaacgagaaattAGATGGCAAaatggacatcacttttgaactcaggacggtcgaaaaccttaggaggaccataaaaggaaaaatagcactattcacatcatatcagtggacgaaaaatctcgcatacggtgcatacatcacacaggattattttcaaccaaaccgcgttactgttcaaagtcgggtcaaaccgtgttactgttcatccgcgtggtcaaaccgtggactgttgactgatgacgtggcgcaatcctgagcgtccaaactgtttttaatccgatggccatgatttactccatgtatctataaaaagggggcctctcccccctaatttgatatctcggAATCCATTTCtggactctgttttctgtaattccctctccatcttgtattttcttcgtattttaataaattcccattttgcccctagttcaattatgagtggctaattttctttcaagcttgggttgaaggtgaagtctcaacatgtttcatgggcttaatttgataaatttattttctcttctcctctagtttttgtggatgttttgacttttcgtcgacaaataatactaatcttgtctagtaccaccttggtttcaccggccctctagtacaaggttattattatttggcacgataagcccttagcaccatattgattagagcgtggttcatgaggtgtggattcccccctcatgatttaattggcattaataaggaatatttagcccatgatgcatgttgatgcggatccgaatacccaagtacgtcatttcaatagaattatcttcaatctattctcgccattgcaagtccaattttagaatttattatcgccatttcaattccaattttagaataatttaaatcacttccaccgcaattccaaccacccatttacaaaattaattctacatataattaaaatccacctcctcgtgggatcgacactcgtcaccattgatctacactaaaatttgcacaacaagtttttggcgccattgccggggaggtaagtaattttaattcatagaattaatttttgtgaataatttcttttatttgttttcttgtattttttttattattaaaaaaaaagaaaaaaaaagtgaatctacatttaaaggttagtatttttttttctttttctcttctttaaaattttgtaatttaa from Citrus sinensis cultivar Valencia sweet orange chromosome 9, DVS_A1.0, whole genome shotgun sequence carries:
- the LOC107178502 gene encoding uncharacterized protein LOC107178502; translated protein: MSWLELEAHALSHLTQGEMAQTREPNACLEPSQNHDNEILNQTVENSSRTKRRKLTSKVWDEFTKFQGKNGKVWAKCRDCNGEGRGGDRSPRTHPRYFAYVPVPSPSPSELLERIPIPSPNNNRGSPRVPDPQITNTFFFNFELIIY
- the LOC127898590 gene encoding zinc finger BED domain-containing protein RICESLEEPER 2-like yields the protein MALHFIDDNWELKQKFISFHGTYDSFHGMYDYFCTTFTDVLSDWNVKKKIRSVVVNLDSEKVNEKVSSWMTEQGLVPFVSPLLSSLCLADFLESYCWNRSNREADKIRKAFDYIRKPANKHKFQMAIERAESMGKKVISRPLPEWLHGLNELETAVGYKEAFWELEVMDYEFKLINLAKEEWDKATAVYEYLKILNGAAQRLSDTKYTTANVFFPKVCELYLKFLLWERADEYFVREIATGVKERFFSKYWLNYKLYLAAAIVLDPRYKLDIVDRWYTEIYGTMADVRMKEIVDVLTHAYNKYAHDNCKMLDEMGRPCTSSSLQNSELVLYLKVPKIPPVEEFDVLAWWRLNSPIFPTLAIMARDFLAIPISAAAFKEGADIENIHYCSGLDVDVKRAVICTKSWLESSEY